Proteins from one Clostridium cellulovorans 743B genomic window:
- a CDS encoding LysR family transcriptional regulator, protein MNYDFYKTFVILAETRNFSKAAKKLNIVQSTVSNRIGELEKYLQVPLFNRTNKNVELTQFGTNFLPYAKRVIAIEEEGISHLHKYNYKNTIKIGAVHSLYYRYVEKITKSFMGTNHDTSVKVVINHSNILMEMLEDNLIDIGFVYQKPKSTKLHCIGTFSDDFILVTKNSPEFLDTISLEQLPTLNLLLADLGNDFHQWLETKLKRKLDYRLYVDQMLELVDFLYEGFGYAFMLRSLTKDLIFEGKLKEVKINNYSPYIVNGYVFVDKSKIKNPSVDSYTKHIIDII, encoded by the coding sequence TTGAATTACGATTTTTACAAAACCTTTGTAATTCTAGCAGAAACAAGAAACTTTTCAAAAGCAGCTAAAAAACTTAATATTGTTCAATCAACAGTATCAAATAGAATAGGTGAGCTTGAAAAATATCTTCAAGTCCCATTATTTAATAGAACCAATAAAAACGTTGAACTTACTCAATTTGGAACTAACTTTTTACCTTATGCCAAAAGAGTAATAGCTATTGAAGAAGAAGGAATTTCTCATTTACACAAATATAATTATAAGAACACCATAAAAATAGGAGCTGTTCATTCCCTCTATTATAGATATGTTGAAAAGATAACAAAATCCTTTATGGGCACTAACCACGACACTTCCGTAAAGGTGGTTATTAACCATTCAAATATACTTATGGAAATGCTTGAGGATAACCTCATTGACATAGGCTTTGTATACCAAAAACCAAAATCAACTAAACTACATTGCATTGGTACTTTTAGTGATGATTTTATATTGGTAACAAAGAATTCCCCTGAATTTTTAGATACAATTTCTTTGGAACAATTACCTACTCTAAATTTACTTCTAGCAGACTTAGGTAACGACTTTCATCAATGGCTGGAGACTAAGCTAAAGCGAAAGCTTGATTACAGGCTTTATGTTGACCAAATGCTTGAGCTTGTGGATTTTCTATATGAGGGCTTTGGATATGCATTTATGTTAAGATCATTGACTAAAGATTTAATTTTTGAAGGCAAATTGAAAGAAGTCAAAATTAATAACTATTCCCCTTATATAGTTAACGGTTATGTATTTGTTGATAAATCTAAAATAAAGAATCCTTCTGTTGATTCCTATACAAAACATATTATTGATATAATATAG
- a CDS encoding tetratricopeptide repeat protein produces the protein MKKKKIPFFNLLIFAILVITIVLAVVFFKHNTISDNSNSNTSIEKTKNTTDTSTEKAKDITNASTENTDNNAAINNSQGNNSATKKEDNTTKDDSAEKYEQAFNLFFANDYEKSIAIADEILSQNPNYYMAYNIKGIALCYKGNFQEGIKNIDKSLELKADFPYGRFNKALALELFGYYEDALKAYDKALQVDKSNPWIYYGIASIYGRYGDVENTIKYMSDAIKLDHKVKEEAKTESDFDNVRSSNKFNELINS, from the coding sequence ATGAAAAAAAAGAAGATCCCTTTTTTTAACCTTCTTATATTTGCGATTTTAGTAATAACAATTGTCCTTGCTGTAGTGTTTTTTAAACATAACACTATTAGTGATAACTCTAACAGCAATACATCAATTGAAAAAACAAAAAATACAACGGATACTTCAACTGAAAAAGCTAAGGATATCACTAATGCTTCAACAGAGAATACCGATAACAACGCTGCAATAAACAATTCTCAAGGCAATAATTCTGCTACAAAGAAAGAAGACAATACAACAAAGGATGATTCTGCTGAAAAGTATGAACAAGCTTTCAATCTTTTCTTTGCAAATGACTATGAAAAATCCATAGCTATCGCAGATGAAATATTATCACAAAATCCAAACTATTATATGGCCTACAATATAAAAGGAATTGCCCTTTGCTATAAAGGAAATTTTCAAGAAGGCATAAAAAACATAGATAAATCCCTTGAACTAAAAGCTGACTTTCCTTATGGACGCTTTAATAAAGCATTAGCTTTAGAGCTTTTTGGCTACTATGAGGACGCTTTAAAGGCATATGATAAAGCTCTACAGGTTGACAAAAGCAACCCTTGGATCTATTACGGTATCGCTAGTATTTATGGAAGATATGGTGATGTAGAAAATACCATTAAGTATATGTCAGACGCTATAAAGTTAGACCATAAAGTAAAGGAAGAAGCTAAAACAGAGTCTGACTTCGACAATGTAAGAAGTAGCAACAAATTTAATGAATTAATAAACTCTTAA
- a CDS encoding helix-hairpin-helix domain-containing protein: protein MDKNKKLIGSITVVILLVIMMAVGYKLSQPKVITDKDMEVMIDTSEDSSFQKESLNVENQQENKQENKRENTEESQSKVDDSKKQGSSKIVVQVQGEVKNPGIYDLDEGSRIRDLIEAAGGLTENADKTINQALKLKDEDSVVVYKVGDHIENAVAVNNIISSNNSAGSNNKKGDDKGTSTEKTDVKVDINTATKEQLMSLKGIGETYSEKIIEYREKNGPFKTIEELKNVSGIGEKTFEKIKDSIEVK from the coding sequence ATGGACAAAAATAAGAAATTAATAGGATCTATTACAGTTGTTATATTGTTAGTGATTATGATGGCTGTTGGTTATAAATTATCTCAGCCTAAGGTTATTACAGATAAGGATATGGAAGTAATGATAGATACTTCAGAAGATTCTTCATTTCAGAAGGAGAGTTTAAATGTAGAAAATCAACAAGAGAATAAACAAGAAAATAAAAGAGAGAATACGGAAGAAAGCCAAAGTAAGGTTGATGATTCAAAAAAGCAAGGTTCATCAAAAATTGTAGTTCAAGTTCAAGGTGAGGTGAAAAATCCAGGAATATATGATTTGGATGAAGGAAGCAGAATTAGGGATTTAATTGAGGCAGCAGGAGGATTAACTGAAAATGCTGATAAAACTATTAATCAAGCTTTAAAGTTAAAAGATGAAGATAGCGTTGTCGTATACAAAGTAGGAGATCATATAGAAAATGCTGTTGCTGTAAATAATATAATTTCAAGTAATAATAGTGCTGGAAGCAATAATAAAAAAGGTGACGATAAAGGCACTAGTACAGAAAAAACCGATGTAAAAGTTGATATAAATACAGCAACAAAGGAACAATTAATGTCTTTAAAAGGTATAGGAGAGACTTATTCTGAAAAGATTATAGAATATAGAGAGAAAAATGGTCCTTTTAAAACCATTGAAGAATTAAAAAATGTTAGTGGCATAGGTGAAAAGACTTTTGAAAAAATAAAAGATTCCATAGAAGTGAAATAG
- a CDS encoding ComEC/Rec2 family competence protein, producing the protein MYKDQLEKPLCYYAVSFIIGITTYCLYLEDLRLLLILPMIFLILAFWVIEKSYALIMLAFFILGLVCSGYYFNPKVEKDFINQVRIERTYGNNAIARYNGRTLKLYSIKEEKLLINKTYIIAGEYRKNIEVKDGIVGFVVVDKIAKGKEDFISKIQDYKYNFYKKLADAIGERNSGLVVGLCLGDKAYIEDKDIDQFNEFGIIHIMCVSGFNLAIIFSLLKKIKGEWFALLIVFFYTFLSGANNATIRAFIMISILTLSRKAFKNYDGVSSISLAAILILLFKPYEIIGAGFNLSFLATLGIIIFNSKIERYLYKVPSPIRESLALDFSSQVTTIPYMLMVFNNIAIGSVLANLVLVPVYSLIIIVGNCLIVAYFLTPVFNCIAYLVQVLFFSVRGISHFLNMIMPRKLHGGYFEGISMLLIYTSFILYKRGYRNFKCLPVILCLMMIIRTYCFIPTFEVIQYKSTCGIIAKYKFYSELYLDSRIKSTKEENQIKEIMQVDMVKDNTEKGSLEIGEFKLKIDNLDCISKDEFGEKKAITLSLEGSTKDFSYKFSEDKNIKNKNKGEKLVVLPTSYIEGYEYTPKTIYTISFLGGKAFLY; encoded by the coding sequence ATGTATAAGGATCAACTAGAGAAACCATTATGTTATTATGCGGTTTCTTTTATTATTGGTATAACTACATATTGTCTTTATTTAGAGGATTTAAGGCTTTTACTAATTTTACCTATGATATTTTTAATACTAGCTTTTTGGGTTATAGAAAAAAGTTATGCATTAATTATGTTAGCTTTTTTTATTCTTGGATTAGTTTGTTCAGGATATTATTTTAATCCTAAAGTAGAAAAAGATTTTATAAACCAAGTTAGGATTGAAAGAACTTATGGAAACAATGCTATAGCAAGATATAATGGAAGGACTTTAAAACTCTACAGCATTAAAGAGGAGAAACTTTTAATAAATAAAACCTATATTATAGCTGGAGAATATAGAAAAAACATAGAGGTAAAGGATGGAATAGTTGGTTTTGTAGTTGTAGATAAAATTGCTAAAGGTAAAGAAGATTTTATATCAAAAATACAGGATTATAAATATAATTTTTATAAAAAGTTAGCTGATGCCATTGGAGAGAGGAATAGTGGCTTAGTTGTTGGATTGTGCCTTGGTGATAAAGCGTATATTGAGGATAAGGATATAGATCAGTTTAATGAATTTGGGATAATTCATATTATGTGTGTCTCAGGTTTTAATCTTGCTATAATTTTTTCCCTTTTGAAAAAAATCAAGGGGGAATGGTTTGCTCTTTTGATTGTGTTCTTTTATACTTTTTTATCTGGAGCCAATAATGCCACGATAAGGGCTTTTATTATGATAAGTATACTGACACTATCAAGAAAAGCTTTTAAGAATTATGACGGTGTATCTTCTATATCTTTAGCAGCGATTTTAATTTTACTTTTTAAGCCTTATGAAATCATAGGAGCAGGATTTAACCTGTCTTTTTTGGCTACTTTAGGAATAATAATTTTTAATAGTAAAATTGAAAGATATTTATATAAAGTTCCAAGTCCAATAAGGGAATCTTTGGCATTAGATTTTAGTTCTCAAGTCACAACGATACCGTATATGCTAATGGTATTTAATAATATTGCAATTGGTTCAGTTTTAGCAAATCTAGTTTTAGTACCAGTTTATTCCTTGATTATTATTGTGGGGAATTGTCTTATTGTAGCATATTTTTTGACTCCAGTTTTTAATTGTATAGCTTACTTGGTCCAAGTGCTATTTTTTTCAGTAAGAGGTATCAGTCATTTTTTAAATATGATAATGCCAAGAAAACTGCATGGAGGTTATTTCGAAGGCATATCAATGTTACTAATCTATACAAGTTTTATTCTTTACAAGAGAGGGTATAGAAATTTTAAATGTCTCCCTGTTATTCTTTGTTTAATGATGATAATTAGAACATATTGCTTTATTCCAACCTTTGAAGTAATTCAATATAAAAGTACTTGTGGAATCATCGCAAAATATAAGTTTTATTCAGAATTATATTTAGATTCTAGGATAAAAAGTACAAAGGAAGAAAATCAAATAAAGGAGATTATGCAGGTAGATATGGTTAAGGATAATACGGAGAAGGGGAGTTTAGAAATAGGAGAGTTTAAATTAAAAATAGATAACTTGGATTGTATCTCTAAGGACGAATTTGGCGAAAAAAAAGCCATAACTTTATCATTAGAAGGTAGTACAAAAGATTTTTCTTATAAGTTCTCAGAGGATAAAAATATCAAGAATAAAAACAAAGGTGAAAAGCTAGTTGTATTGCCAACTAGTTATATAGAAGGTTATGAATACACACCAAAAACTATTTATACAATATCATTTTTGGGAGGCAAGGCTTTTTTATATTAA
- a CDS encoding cation-transporting P-type ATPase — protein sequence MGEWYRLSWNKVVEKIGTSEIYGLSSGDIGDKRKIYGSNEIKVVNPKNFWKLSLKILFNSWGIVFILLSFYSFYKNDLIAGGISTVIFLAIIAFILKDEINEKNNYKIFNKYNDNEIWVLRDGVDIKISAKDVVVGDILLLRKGDMCPADARIISSEKLRVKETLLTGENELVEKYHTRIDEEVFTLSEIKNCLFKGSFIIAGEVTAVAVAVGDATQMGSILTHLNSSTEESERFFKGIFDATNIIAQITLALAIIEVIISFIRTKDIFGVTANTLYSYAQPLLLCVFLLWFLYDRHLKKDNVHMSRLSSLLKLTSVDAMIIDKVGFLTEDFAIALQYYSDDEFHQHFTRKDDDYNQMRLIEIGVICNNAKISNIEDELKLNGSLYDVALIRLCKKLRIDWEEIQFRGPRVFYIPYDNGKKIDTSVDRIENNCRAHTKGSVDEILKRCRFIMKKGIEVEITPKDINEIKLHSAKMAANNLEVIAFAYRNFNYQPTVEENIESNLVFVGIIGFENPEKPYLDYQLEQGEIAGIEPIVVCDNNKLSAFSFAKSVGLATSVDQVVSGVELENSDEGEFQRVIEKTKVYCKINHNQKHSIVKILKGVGSNIAVTGSDLADIPAFQEGNVSLSVGNNCSFIAKKLSDGFIGENSYSKIIDLIISSKKVLCSLQKLFLIAFYITISNTLFNFIANMVLGIKFPSAAIFFLGIFYYLYLCIKLIRNYSSAEIINHKKYGIDKGLFSNENTIRIISYSVVSVLSPTLTMFLISADDKYKAIVGLIMLLMVELIMENKFSIIGKGKRFMYFLFNILMISICTYVIGMILGVDFINLYEILINHAVKLGLMLVSVIFLYIIPRFKENF from the coding sequence TTGGGAGAATGGTATCGACTTTCCTGGAATAAAGTTGTTGAAAAAATTGGAACAAGTGAAATCTATGGTTTATCATCAGGAGATATTGGAGATAAGCGAAAAATCTATGGAAGTAATGAAATAAAAGTGGTCAATCCTAAGAATTTTTGGAAGTTATCCTTAAAGATTTTATTTAATAGTTGGGGTATTGTATTTATATTGTTAAGTTTTTATTCTTTTTATAAGAATGATTTAATTGCTGGAGGCATAAGTACTGTTATCTTTTTAGCTATAATAGCATTTATATTAAAGGATGAAATTAATGAGAAAAACAATTATAAAATCTTTAATAAATATAATGATAATGAAATTTGGGTTCTTAGAGATGGTGTAGATATAAAAATCTCTGCTAAGGATGTTGTTGTTGGAGATATACTTTTATTGAGGAAAGGCGATATGTGTCCAGCAGATGCAAGAATTATTTCCTCAGAAAAATTGAGAGTAAAAGAAACTCTCTTGACTGGAGAAAATGAACTTGTTGAGAAGTATCATACGAGAATAGATGAAGAAGTATTCACTTTAAGCGAGATAAAAAATTGTTTATTTAAAGGGTCTTTTATTATTGCTGGTGAAGTTACTGCAGTAGCAGTTGCCGTAGGTGATGCTACACAGATGGGAAGTATTTTGACACACCTTAATAGTTCAACTGAGGAAAGTGAGAGATTTTTTAAGGGGATCTTTGATGCTACCAATATTATTGCTCAAATAACACTAGCATTAGCTATTATAGAAGTTATTATTAGTTTTATAAGAACTAAGGATATTTTCGGTGTTACAGCAAATACTCTTTACAGCTATGCACAACCGTTATTATTATGCGTATTTTTACTTTGGTTTCTTTATGATAGACATTTGAAAAAAGATAATGTACATATGAGTAGACTATCTTCACTATTAAAATTGACAAGTGTGGACGCTATGATTATAGATAAGGTTGGTTTTTTAACGGAAGATTTTGCTATTGCTTTGCAATATTATAGTGATGATGAATTTCATCAACATTTCACTAGAAAAGATGATGATTATAACCAAATGCGTCTTATTGAAATAGGGGTTATTTGTAATAATGCAAAGATTTCTAATATAGAAGATGAACTAAAATTAAATGGTAGTTTGTATGATGTGGCATTAATAAGACTTTGTAAAAAATTAAGAATTGATTGGGAAGAGATTCAATTTAGAGGCCCAAGAGTATTTTATATACCTTATGATAATGGTAAAAAAATAGATACATCTGTAGATAGAATAGAGAATAATTGTAGAGCACATACAAAAGGCTCTGTAGATGAAATTCTTAAGAGATGCAGATTTATAATGAAAAAAGGTATAGAGGTAGAAATAACGCCAAAGGACATAAATGAAATAAAGCTACATAGTGCAAAGATGGCAGCTAATAATCTCGAAGTAATAGCTTTTGCATATAGAAATTTTAATTATCAACCAACTGTAGAAGAAAATATTGAGTCTAATCTCGTGTTTGTTGGGATAATCGGTTTTGAAAATCCAGAAAAGCCATATTTAGATTATCAGCTAGAACAAGGTGAGATTGCAGGGATAGAACCTATCGTCGTTTGTGACAACAATAAGTTATCTGCTTTTTCCTTTGCAAAATCTGTAGGTCTTGCAACTTCCGTTGATCAAGTAGTAAGTGGTGTAGAACTTGAAAACAGTGATGAAGGTGAATTCCAAAGAGTTATAGAAAAAACAAAGGTTTATTGTAAGATAAACCATAATCAGAAACATTCTATAGTGAAAATATTAAAGGGTGTTGGTTCTAATATCGCAGTTACTGGTTCAGACCTTGCAGATATTCCGGCTTTTCAAGAAGGAAATGTTTCATTGTCTGTAGGAAATAATTGCAGCTTTATTGCAAAAAAATTAAGCGATGGTTTTATAGGTGAAAATAGCTATAGCAAAATAATAGATCTTATAATAAGCTCTAAAAAGGTTTTATGTTCTTTGCAGAAATTATTCTTGATTGCGTTTTATATAACTATTTCTAATACATTGTTTAATTTTATTGCAAACATGGTTTTAGGAATAAAGTTTCCTAGTGCAGCAATATTCTTTTTAGGAATATTCTATTATTTATACTTGTGTATTAAGCTTATACGAAATTATTCCAGCGCAGAAATTATTAATCATAAAAAATATGGTATTGATAAAGGGTTGTTTTCTAATGAAAATACTATAAGAATCATATCATATTCTGTGGTTTCTGTTCTTAGTCCAACGTTAACTATGTTCTTAATAAGTGCAGATGATAAGTATAAAGCTATTGTAGGACTAATAATGCTTTTAATGGTTGAACTTATAATGGAAAATAAGTTTTCTATTATAGGCAAAGGTAAGAGATTTATGTATTTCTTATTTAATATACTCATGATTTCTATTTGTACCTATGTTATTGGAATGATTTTAGGTGTAGATTTTATTAATCTTTATGAAATATTAATTAATCATGCTGTAAAGTTAGGATTAATGCTTGTTTCTGTAATTTTCCTTTATATTATACCTAGGTTCAAAGAAAACTTTTAA
- a CDS encoding polysaccharide deacetylase family protein, whose translation MQKKIIFPVLLSFLLLCSCSNSPTVQNTDSTVVKKEKQNNTNIDKEKSENSNTEIEENSTKNTDKPANNPGINDNATVNNPTVTTTYKAANQGVPVIMYHSIAYEEGNPARLPVENFKAQMQYLKDNNYTTLTLDELYKYYTEDYPIPEKSVVLTFDDGYDDNYTSAYPILKQFGFKATIFLISDFIDKMPGYLNSTQVKELNANGMSIECHTVDHPHLDQLTVDQQKLELENSKQAIEKLLNKQVKYIAYPYGGYNQDTLSLVSQLGYSLAFTTDGRWSEKSDGLVTLDRVYISGFAPLEKFITRITDPNYDNTD comes from the coding sequence TTGCAAAAAAAAATTATTTTTCCCGTACTATTATCCTTTTTACTTCTTTGTAGTTGTTCAAATAGCCCAACAGTTCAGAATACTGACAGCACAGTTGTAAAAAAAGAAAAACAAAACAATACTAATATAGACAAAGAAAAGTCAGAGAATAGCAACACAGAAATTGAAGAAAACTCCACGAAAAACACTGATAAACCTGCTAACAATCCTGGAATTAACGATAACGCTACTGTAAATAATCCTACAGTAACCACAACTTACAAAGCAGCAAATCAAGGTGTTCCTGTAATCATGTATCATTCAATTGCTTACGAAGAAGGAAATCCAGCACGATTACCAGTGGAAAACTTTAAAGCACAAATGCAGTATTTAAAAGATAATAACTATACAACTTTAACCTTAGATGAACTTTATAAATATTACACCGAAGATTATCCTATTCCAGAAAAATCTGTAGTTTTAACCTTTGATGACGGCTATGATGACAACTACACATCAGCATACCCAATATTAAAACAATTCGGTTTTAAAGCTACAATATTTTTAATATCAGATTTTATTGATAAAATGCCTGGATATTTAAATTCGACCCAAGTAAAAGAATTAAATGCAAACGGCATGTCCATAGAATGTCATACAGTTGATCATCCTCATCTTGACCAATTAACTGTTGATCAACAAAAATTAGAATTAGAAAATTCAAAACAAGCTATCGAAAAGTTATTAAACAAACAAGTAAAATACATAGCTTACCCTTATGGTGGCTATAATCAAGATACTCTCTCATTAGTATCGCAGTTAGGCTATTCCCTTGCCTTTACTACTGATGGCAGATGGTCTGAAAAATCTGATGGTTTAGTAACTCTAGATAGGGTATATATCAGTGGTTTTGCACCATTAGAAAAATTCATTACTAGAATAACTGACCCAAATTATGATAATACAGATTAA
- a CDS encoding O-antigen ligase family protein yields the protein MNKKYFFILLSISVFAIISLFFTNSLTQSMQGLAIYVGSVIFYIILEDGKEEKANIINWSTYALALSSLFYIFIQGAILKGGVLANRIDGNIGYANTYALLLLVGVYFNNIRENKFLSDIIEIILIIGVLFTGSRSTLFYLGIYVLLMIIINWKKKEQRFLNILNLIIAAIIYALIEKGGVGVVFILPIALIIIYPVLNSIHAKYKNIAAIVLVALSVPAMFLFNTNFAQRLKGVSLHTGEFQQRIYYFQDATKHILKNPFGSGINSFQYRQVVDQCAWYDVRYIHNSILQVGYDIGIIGMILFISLAIFGGIVVFKSKDKNKYLYLSIYITIFLHSLLDFDFAYSITFILILMIFVFNNDSTDILNLKNIKLIISVPTLIFSFYISFVSSCYYIGDKLSNTGSYLGAINVYKIARGVMPVDSDIYLKLGISYNYQYRQTGDENMVKEAIDSFKRAEELNPINPVVIANLAFTHEAIGDEENTNYYYHKLISTEKYNYDAYKAYYQYLNKRFNDTKDEKYNKKISELQQVYAENISTIREVVKKYFGEMPRSIS from the coding sequence GTGAATAAAAAATATTTTTTCATACTTTTATCTATTTCAGTTTTTGCAATTATATCTTTATTTTTTACAAATAGTTTAACCCAGTCAATGCAGGGTCTTGCAATTTATGTTGGTAGTGTAATTTTTTATATTATTTTAGAAGATGGGAAAGAAGAAAAGGCTAATATAATTAATTGGTCCACCTATGCATTAGCTCTTAGTTCATTGTTTTATATTTTTATTCAAGGAGCTATCTTAAAAGGTGGAGTTCTTGCAAATAGAATTGATGGTAATATAGGGTATGCAAATACATATGCTTTATTACTTTTAGTAGGAGTGTATTTTAATAATATTAGAGAAAATAAGTTTTTAAGCGATATCATAGAAATCATTTTAATTATAGGTGTTTTATTTACTGGATCAAGAAGTACGCTTTTTTACTTGGGGATATATGTATTGTTGATGATAATAATTAACTGGAAGAAAAAAGAGCAAAGATTCCTTAACATACTAAACTTAATTATTGCTGCTATTATTTATGCCCTTATTGAAAAGGGTGGAGTTGGAGTTGTATTTATACTTCCTATAGCTCTTATCATCATTTATCCAGTATTGAATAGTATCCATGCAAAGTATAAAAATATTGCTGCTATTGTTTTAGTTGCTTTAAGTGTTCCAGCTATGTTTTTATTTAATACAAATTTTGCTCAAAGACTAAAAGGAGTTTCATTACATACTGGAGAATTTCAACAAAGAATTTATTATTTTCAAGATGCTACAAAACATATCTTGAAGAATCCTTTTGGTTCTGGAATAAATTCCTTCCAGTATAGGCAAGTAGTAGATCAATGTGCTTGGTATGATGTAAGATATATACATAATTCTATATTGCAAGTTGGATATGATATTGGAATAATAGGGATGATACTTTTTATTTCCTTGGCAATATTCGGTGGAATAGTGGTATTTAAAAGTAAAGATAAGAATAAGTATCTCTATTTATCTATATATATAACTATATTTCTTCATAGTTTATTAGATTTTGATTTTGCTTATAGCATAACTTTTATATTAATTTTAATGATTTTTGTTTTTAATAATGATTCTACTGATATATTAAATCTAAAGAACATAAAATTAATAATTTCAGTGCCTACTTTAATTTTTAGTTTTTATATTTCTTTTGTAAGTAGTTGCTACTATATTGGAGATAAACTAAGTAATACTGGCTCTTACCTTGGCGCTATAAATGTTTATAAGATTGCTAGAGGGGTTATGCCTGTTGATAGTGATATATATTTAAAATTGGGAATCTCCTATAATTATCAATATAGACAAACGGGCGATGAGAACATGGTTAAGGAAGCAATAGATAGTTTTAAAAGGGCTGAGGAGCTTAATCCAATTAATCCAGTTGTAATAGCTAATTTAGCTTTTACCCATGAAGCTATAGGGGATGAAGAAAATACAAATTACTATTATCATAAATTAATAAGTACAGAAAAATATAATTATGATGCATATAAAGCTTATTATCAGTATCTAAACAAGAGGTTTAACGATACAAAAGATGAAAAATATAATAAGAAAATAAGCGAACTACAACAAGTATATGCGGAAAATATAAGTACCATTAGGGAGGTAGTTAAAAAATATTTTGGTGAAATGCCAAGGTCGATAAGTTAA